In Cryptomeria japonica chromosome 10, Sugi_1.0, whole genome shotgun sequence, a genomic segment contains:
- the LOC131859168 gene encoding uncharacterized protein LOC131859168, which produces MVKKSGKKLAKSFTSLMLHGKQRSLAHFGHCEFSCSSTNRHNFYEKLTQYHHSFHAVEYVDRNDSLNDVNNFMSVEEEKIEENDVDRKAEVFIARFHEQLRLQRQRSLSKYEEMLARGAD; this is translated from the coding sequence ATGGTGAAGAAATCGGGAAAAAAGCTAGCAAAGAGCTTTACAAGCTTGATGTTGCATGGCAAGCAGAGATCTTTGGCTCATTTTGGGCATTGCGAATTTTCATGCAGCAGCACAAATCGGCACAATTTCTATGAAAAACTTACACAATATCATCATTCTTTTCATGCtgttgagtatgtagatagaaatgATAGCTTAAATGATGTGAATAATTTTATGTCTGTGGAAgaagaaaagattgaagaaaatgatgtagaTAGAAAGGCAGAGGTCTTCATTGCCAGATTCCATGAACAACTTAGATTGCAACGCCAGAGATCACTGTCGAAGTACGAGGAAATGCTTGCAAGAGGTGCAGATTAA